The Bacillota bacterium DNA segment TCCAGCCGGGAGGGCAACTCGTTTTCCTTCCTCCGGGCAACCCAGTTGATTCCGCAGCCACTTGGCTGACCATCGACCCCGCTGAAGTCACCCTTCAGACCGGCAAGGAAGCGGTTGTCCGTTGGAAGGTGTCGGTACCTCAACAGGCCAGCCCCGGTGACCACGTCGCCGTCATCTTCTTCGAAGATGCCCCCAAGACTCAAGGGGGCGGGTTGGTCATTGGGAGCAGAGTCGGTGTGGTCATCCCGGTTCACGTCGTCGGAAACACGGTTATGTCCGGCAAGCTCAGCAGCTTCCGCTGCCCGCCGGTACCGATCCAACTTAGACTTGTTCTCTTTGGGAAGAAATTGCTTTGGCGGACATGGGTGCCAGCCTTCCCCATTACCGAGCGCGGGCCCCTTAAGTTTGAGGCCGGCATTGAGAACACAGGAAACGTCCGCCTGGCGGTTGGCGGCAAGGTAGAGATAAGAGACGTCTTTGGCCGAACCGTCACCACCATCGAGACGCCGGAGCCGATCAACATCTATCCACGTGATAACGGCAGTCTCACTCTTACTCTTGAACAAGTCCCCCTCATCGGCCGCTTCGTTGCCCTTGGTCGGTTCAGACTGGGCGACCAGGAGGTGACCGCCAGGACGGTATTCTACACGTTCCCAACCCGCAAGGCGGCCGGGGTAGCCCTTCTGCTCTTGGCCGGTCTGATCTTCGTTGGCCTACGGCGCCGTGGCCGAAGGGTCACCCCTTCGGAGACGGCCGGGCAGTCCCAACCATCCCCCGCGCCATCGTCACCACCGCCATCACCACCGTCATCGTCGCCGGGCGGTGTTCCCACGCGCAGGGAACGGAAGAAGCAGCGATAACCAGTCAATGACAAGACACCGACCGGAGCCTTCCGGTCGGTGTCGCCTTATTAGGGTGTGAATGAGTCAGGGTGTCGCCTCAGGGGGTTGGAACAATAACGTAGCTGAGCGCTTCCAGGGGATACTGGCCGACCTCGCCCTCTATCCTGAAACGGTGCTCAAAACGGTAGCCCTTCGTGGGCCGGCCCCGCTCAAGTGGTTGGTCCAGGGCGGCTTCCAGGCCATCCCCGTTGACTAGCGTGACCGAACCGGACGTGGCGGCAGGGCTCATCCTTTCCGCGCTTGCCAACAACTCCCAACCCGTATTGGCTTTGACGGTACCGCTTACAATCAGGACGGTCGAGCCCCCGTCACGCTCTTCCCTTACAGTGTCCACTGTGAGCTGAAGGCTCTTCTTCACTTTCACCTTGACGGTGACCACCCCTGAGTTCGATGCCGCCGGGGTGGCTTCACCGGCGTCACCGGATGGGGCACCTTCCGCCACCACCATGGCGGCTGGGGGAGCCAGGTTGGCGATGAGGACGGCCGTCAACCCCAGGATGAGCCAGGTCATGAGACTGCGTCTATGCGTAATCGTCGCTCCCTTCGGCAGCCTGGCGGTCCGTGCCGGGTGCCTGGAAACGCCACCCCGGCCTTGGGACCCATAGCTTTGCGCCCCCGCCTTCCGACGGGTTAGCCTTTATCGAGTAGAGGGACTGACGCTGGCCTTTGGGCCAAGAAAAGCCCCGCCTACCGGGTTAATCGGCGAGGCGGGGCCGGTCGTCCAAAACGCGAGTTCCCGATTGGCGGAGGAAAAGCGAGCCCGGTGGCGGTATTGCCGGGTCTACTCCGGCTTGTCGACCGCCAAACCCAATTCCCCCAGCTGCCTCGGGGAGACCGGCGACGGGGCCCCGGTCAGGAGGTCGGAGGCACTGGTCGTTTTGGGGAAGGCGATGACGTCGCGGATGGTCTCGGCCCCGGACATCAGCATGAGCATCCGGTCCAGGCCGAAGGCGATGCCCCCGTGGGGCGGAGTCCCGTATTCGAAGGCTTCCAGGAGGAAGCCGAACTTCTCGCGCACCTCTTCGGGCGACAGGCCGAGGGCGGCGAAGACCCGTTCCTGAACGTCCCGGCGGTGGATCCGGATACTCCCTCCGCCGAGTTCGACGCCGTTCTGGACGAGGTCGTAGGCCACGGCCCGGACGGCCCCGGGGTCGGCTTCGAGGAGCGGCAGGTCCTCGTCTCGGATCGAGGTGAAGGGGTGGTGCATCGCCACCCAGCGGTCCTCCTCCCGGCTGTACTCGAACATCGGGAAGTCGGTCACCCAGAGGAAACGGTCGATGGTGCGATCGATGAGGTCCAGACGCTTCCCAAGCTCCAGTCGCAGGGCTCCGAGGGCGGCGGCGACCACGCCCGGCTTGTCGGCCACGAAGAGAGCCAGGTCGCCGGGGCCGGCGCCGAGGTGGGAACGCAGGTCGCCCAGGGCTTCAGGACTGAAGAACTTGGCGATGGGCGAGCGGATCTGGTCCCCCTGATTCCCCTCGAAGGCCATCCAGGCCAGCCCCTTGGCCCCGTAGCCCTTGACGAACTCGCCCAGTTCGTCGAGGACCTTCCGCGACCAGGTGGCGGCGCCCGGGGCGACCACCGCCTTGACCAGGCCGCCGGCGGCCGCGGCTTCGGCGAAGACGCGGAAGGGCGAACCCTTGACCGCCCCGGTCAGGTCGACCAGCGGCATCCCGAAGCGCAGGTCGGGCTTGTCCGAACCGTATTCGGCCATGGCCTGATGCCAGGTCATCCGGGCGATGGGCAGGCTGATGCGGCGGCCAACCACCTGCTCGTAGACCTCGGCCATCATCGCCTCCATCATCCCCATCACGTCATCCTGGTCGACGAAGGACATCTCCACGTCGACCTGAGTGAACTCGGGCTGGCGGTCGGCCCGCAGGTCCTCATCGCGGAAGCAGCGGACGACCTGGAAGTACCGGTCGAAGCCAGAGACCATCAGGAGTTGCTTGAAGAGCTGCGGGGACTGGGGCAGGGCGAAGAACCGGCCCCGGCTGACCCGGCTGGGGACCAGGTAGTCTCGGGCCCCCTCGGGGGTGCTCTTGGTCAGCATCGGCGTCTCGATCTCGAGGAAGCCGTGGCGATCGAGGAAGTTGCGGACGGCCATCGTCACCTGGTGGCGGAGGATCAGGTTCCGCTGCATCCTGGGGCGTCGCAGGTCCAGGTAGCGATAGCGCAGGCGGGTGGTCTCGTCGACGGCCGGGGTGTCGGCCGCCTCGGCCACATAGATCGGCGGGGTCAGGGACGGGTTGAGGATCTCGATCTCGGCCGGGAAGACCTCGACCTCGCCGGTCGACAGCTTCGGGTTGACCTGCTCGGGGTCGCGCCGCGAGACGGCCCCGCGGACGGCGACGACGAACTCAGACCGCAGCCCATCGGCCGTCCGGTGGGCCTCCGGGTTCTTCTCCGGGTTGAAGACCAGCTGGACCAGCCCTGAGCGGTCACGGAGGTCGATGAAGATCAGGCCGCCGTGATCGCGGCGCCGGTGGACCCAGCCGGCCAGAGCCACCTCCCGGCCGATGTCCTCGGCCGACAGCTCCCCGCACCCGCTGGTCCGCTTGATGGCCTCGCTCACCTGGCCTCCCCCTCCCCTTCGACGGCTCCGACCGTCGGCTCCGCCTTCACCGAGGCCAACCGCGCCGCCAAGTCGGCGGCGGCCACTCTCTCCTGCTTACGGGTGGCCAAATCGCGCAGGGTCACCTGGCCCGCGGCCAACTCCTCGTCGCCGATGATGGCCACCCAGCGGGCCCCGGTCCGGTCGGCGTACTTGAACTGTGCCTTGAGGCTGCGGCCGAGGTAATCGAGGTCGGCGGCGATGTCGGCCGCCCGCAGATGGTGGACGACGTGCATCGCCTGGCCCGCCGCGGCCTGGCCGATGGCGGCCACGAAGACGTCCAGGACGGCCTGGGACGGCGGGGTCACGCCTTGCTTCTCGAGGGTCAGGAGAACCCGCTCGATGCCCATCCCGAAGCCGACCCCCGGGGTCGGGTCGCCGCCGAGGACCTCGATCAGGCCGTCGTATCGGCCTCCTCCGCAGACCGTGCTTTGAGCACCCAGAGGCGGGTAGATGATCTCGAAGACGGTCTTGGTGTAGTAATCGAGGCCGCGGACCAGCCGCGGGTTGATCCGGAAGGGGATGCCGTAGCCGGCCAGATAGGCGTGGACCGCCTGAAAATGCTCGGCGCACTCCGGGCAGAGGTGCTCGGAGGCCACCGGCGCAGCCTCCAGGTGCGGGCGGCAGGCCTCGTTCTTGCAGTCGAGGACCCGCAGTGGGTTGCGCTCGAGCCGTGAACGGCAATCCTCGCACAGGAGCTCGACCTTTGATTGCAGGTAAACGACGAGCTTCTCCCGGTAGGCGGGACGGCACTTGGGACAGCCGATGCTGTTGATGGTCACCTCGAGGCCGGTCACACCGAGCCGGCCCAGGTAATCGACGGCCAGGGAGATGATCTCCGCGTCGAGGGCCGGGTTCTGTGAGCCGAAGGCCTCGATGCCAAACTGGTAGTGCTGGCGCACCCGCCCGGCCTGGGGCCGCTCGTAGCGGAAGACCGGCTCGACGTAGTAGAGCTTGGTCGGTTGGGACTGGGCATAGAGCTTGTCCTCGAGGAAGGCCCGGGCGGCCGGGGCGGTGCCTTCGGGCTTCAGGCTCAGGCTGCGGCCGCCGCGGTCCTTGAAGGTGTACATCTCCTTCTCGACGATGTCCGTGGCTCCGCCCACCGTCCGCTCGAACAGCTCACTGTGCTCGAAGACGGGCGTCCGGATTTGCTGGTAGCCGTAAAGGCGGCAGACGTGGTGGACGAGGCCCTCGACGCGGTGCCAACGGTCCATGTCCGCCGGCAAGTAGTCGAGTGTCCCCCTCGGCCGCGTGGTCAGCATGGTCGTTCCCCCTACCGGTTTTGGTCTAATTCCACATAATGACAAAGGGATTTAGCCCTAGCAGAAGTAAGTTTTACACCTATTACTCCTTAAGGAGCCAAGTCATGGCCGAAGATAACGGCCGGAACCTCTTGCCCCTGCCCCGAAACCCCATCGCCCGGACGCCCATGTCGCCGTCCGGCCCGTCGGGATCGTCGGACGAATCCGACTCCGGGTCAGGCGGACCCGGCCGCCAGAAGCCGACTGCGTCGCCGCACGACTTCGAGGCCCGGCCGCATCGGAGCGATGCCCATCGGACCCGTAATCCGGTGCACTTCATCCTCCTCCTCGGCCTCGGCGCCCTCATCGCCGGCGCCCTCGCTCTGGGACTGTTCTTCATCAGCCCGTCCAGCATCGGGCTTCTCCGCGAGGAGTACGTCGGCCAGGAGGTCCTCTCCTTCCAGCGGGTCGTCGTCGACGACCCGTACCTGAAGATCGACGTCAAGGACGGGCAACTGGTGCCGACCTACCGTGGCCCGCGGGTGACCGGTGTGGTCATCCTGGGCAACGGCCTCTATCGGCTGGTCCCCCCGCCTGAACAGGCCGACGTCCTCTCGGCCACGCTGGCGTCGGGAAACCTGCAGGACTCGTTCACCGCTATTTACCTGCCCCTGACCTACCAGGAACTCGAAGAGATGAAGGACCGCTCGTCGGCCAAGCCGACCGATTCGCCGCCGTCCCTCGAACGGGCCAGGACCATCGTCTCCGACCTGAAGCGCGAACTCAGGCTGGTCGGGATCTTCGGGGTCAATCGTGAGTTCCAGTCGGGGGCCGAGTCCGAGGCCATCCAGATCTTCGGCGATCAATTCGGCCGGGTCCGGATGTACCTGGGGCGCCAGGTCACCCTGAACTTCCCCTCGTCCGGCCTCCGTTTCAGCTTCCCCAACCTGTACTCGGGCACGGGCATGTTCTTCCTGGTCTATGCCCAGCCTAAGGTCCTCCCCATCTCCGTGCTGCTGCTGGCGGTGATGGTCGGCTTCCTCGGGGCGATGGTCTACGTCCTGACCGTGGACTCCAATCCGGCCTACACCCATCGCTCGATCATCGAGCGTGAGGCGGAACTTCGCGACTGGCCGCCGCGGGCGTCCCTCTATGCCGCCGGGATCATTTCCTTCTACCTCATCCTGGCCGCGCTGGTCGGAGCCTACCTGCCCGGCCGGATCATCGGGACCCTGGCCGACCTCGTCGTGGCCGGGTTCATCCTCCGCCTCTTTCTGCGGGCCAAGGTCACCTGGAAGCGCCTCGGCCTGCGTCGCGAGGAACTGACCCGCAGCCTGCTGGTGGGCGGGGCGGTTGGGTTCCTGACGGTCAGCGCCGGGGCGCTCTCCTTCCCCGCCGGGCTGCAGCACCTCAGTCCCCTCGGGCTCGTCCGCCAGTTCTACTGGTCTTTCCTGGTGATCGGCCTGGCCCGAACGGTGATCTTCCACGCCTACTTGCAGACCTGGCTGCAGAACCGCCACGGACGGGTGCGCGGGCTCGTAGCCACTGCCTTTCTCGTCGGGATCCTCTTTTCCCTGCCGGCCGCCCTGATTCGCGGGACGGCCATCCTCCCGGCGCTCCTCGAGAACGTCGTCGTCGTCCCGGCGATGACCGCCCTTAACGGCTTTCTCTTCCAGCGGACCGGCAACGTCTTCGGGCCGGCCCTCTCCCGCGCCCTGGTCGATTTCCTCCCGGCCTTCTTCCGATACTAGGCCGGGCGGCTCAGATCGGGCGGCTCAGCCCCCCACGGCATTGACACGGCCGGCCTTCATCGGGCCGGCCGTTTCGCGTCACATCAGGAACGGGTTCGACGCCCTCTCCTCACCGATCGTCGTCGCCGGGCCGTGGCCCGGGTAGACCTCGGTGTCGTCATCGAAGACGAGGAGCTTCTCCTTGATCGATCTGATCAGGTCGTCGAAGGAACCCCCGGGGAAATCCGTCCGTCCGACCGAGCCGGCGAAGAGGGTGTCGCCGCTGAAGATGACCGGCCCCTCACAGGCGTCCGGCCGACCGGCCGGGTTGGTCGAGTCGTCCCGAACGACCAGGCAGATGCCGCCCGGGGTGTGGCCCGGCGTGTGCAGGACGGTCAGGGCCAGGGTTCCGACCCGGATCTCCTCGCCGTCCTCGAGCAGCCGGTCGGCCGGTGGGCCGAAGAGCGACAAGCCCGCCCACGACGAGAGGTTCATCGTCGGCTGGGTCAGGAAAGCCGCCTCGCTCCGGTGGACCATCAGCGAGGCCCCGGTCTCCTGCCTCACCTGGCCGTTGGCGGCGATGTGGTCGGCATGCCCGTGGGTGTTGATGATCACTGAGACGGTCAGCCCCAACCTTCTCACGGCCTCGAGGATGTCACGGGCGTCGGCGCCGGGGTCGACGACCGCGGCCGCCGAGGCGCCCTCCCCGGCGACGATGTAGCAATTGGCCATCATCGGCCCGACGGTCATAGTCTCGATGAGCATTCGATCACCCTTCGCCTAGAAGAGCCGGTCGCTGTCCACCAGGATGGTGACCGGCCCATCGTTCTCTATCTCCACCAGCATCTCGGCGCCGAACTCACCGGTGGCGACGATGATCCCCATCGCCCGGAGGGCCTCGACGTAGGCCCGGTACAGCGGTTCGGCCTTCTCAGGCCGGGCCGCGGCGGAAAAGCCGGGGCGCCGGCCGTTGCGGACGTCCCCGAACAGGGTGAACTGGGAGATGGCCAGGACCTCGCCCTTCACTTCGAGCAGGGAGAGGTTCATCTTGCCCTCCTCGTCCTCGAAGATTCGCAGGTTGGCGGTCTTATCGGCCATGTAGGCGGCGGCCTTGGCCTCGTCTTCCGGCCCGACCCCGACGAGCACGACAAGACCCCGCCCGATCCGCCCGATCTCGCGCCCGCCCACGGTGACCCGGCCCGACTTGGCCCGTTGGATTACCGCTCTCACTCGCTCACCACCTCGATCGACGACGTCAGCGCCGGATCGCCCGCCTCACTTGGGCTTGTCACGGACGACCCGCGACACGCTGAAGACGTCGCGGACCCTGGCCAGGCGCTGGAAGACGTAACGCAATTGGTCGAGGTTGCGTATCTCCAGGACGAGGTCGATGATGCCGACCCGGTTGCGGTCGGCCCTGGCGTTGGCGGCCAGGATGTTGGTCCGGGTGTCGGCGATGGAGTTGAGGATGTCGGCCATCAGCCCCGGCCGGTCGACCCCGGTGATCTCGACCTCGACGGCGAAGGTCGACGGCTGCTCGGTATCCCACCCCACCTCGATCAACCGTTCCTTCTCGTCGGAGTAGTGGGTGACGTTGGGGCAGTCCGCCCGGTGGATGGAAACGCCCCGCCCGCGGGTGATGTAGCCGACGATCAGGTCGCCCGGAATGGGGTTGCAGCAACGGGAGAAACGGACGAGGACGTTGTCCTCACCCTTGACCCTGACCCCCATCGTCGGCTTCGGCTTGCGGACCGGGGCCGTGGTCGGAAACCCCAGCTCCGCCAAGTCGACGATGGGCTTGGCCTTCTTTTCCTGGTCGTACTGTTCCCTCAGCTTTCCAACCACATACTGCGGGGTGATCCCGCCGTAGCCCACGCCCGCCCACAGGTCATCCTCACCGGTGTACCCGAACTTCTGCAGGACGGGGTCCAGCCATTCGTCCTTGAGCAGGTCAGACCGCTGCAGGCCGAGCCGCTCGATCTCCTTCTCCACCTGGTCCCGGCCGCGAACCACGTACTCGTCGCGGCGCTCGCGCTTGAACCACTGGCGGATCTTATTCTTGGCGCCCGTGGCGACGACCATGTCAAGCCAGTCTTCGCTGGGCCCGGCTCCCTGCTTGGCGGTGAGGATCTCGACGATGTCGCCGTTCTTCAGCTTATAGGTCAGGGGGACGATCTTCCCGCTGACTTTCGCGCCGATGCAGCGATGCCCGACGTCGGTATGAATCTGATAAGCGAAATCGAGCGGTCCGGCCCCGGCCGGCAGCTCGATGACGTCGCCCTTGGGGGTGAAGACGAAGACCTCGTCGGCGAAGAGGTCGGACTTCAACCCTTCCATGAACTCCTGGGGATCGGTCAGCTGACGCTGGCCCTCCAGGCGCTCGCGGAGCAAGGCCAGCTTGTCCTCGAACTCGGCGTCGGCCCGGCCGCCTTCCTTGTAGCGCCAGTGGGCGGCGATCCCATACTCGGCCGTCCGGTGCATGTCCCAGGTTCTGATCTGGATCTCCACCGGCTCGCCCTCGGGGCCGATGACCGTCGTGTGCAGCGACTGGTACATGTTGTTCTTGGGGACGGCGATAAAGTCTTTGAACCGGCCCGGGATGGGCTTCCACATCGTGTGGATGATCCCCAGGGCCGAGTAGCAATCCTGGTCCGACTCGACCAGGACGCGGACGGCGATCAGGTCGTAGATCTCGCCGAAGTCGCGCCCCTGGACGTACATTTTCCGGTAGATGCTGTAGAAGTGCTTGGCCCGGCCCTGGATGTCGGCCTTGACGCCGGCGGCCGACAGCTTCTCGGTGAGGATGCCGATGAACCGGCTGATATAATCCTCGCGCTCGATCCGCTTCTTCTGGACCTTCTGGGCCAGGTCGTGGTAGACTTCCGGCTCCAGGTAGCGCAGGGCGAGGTCCTCGAGCTCGGTCTTGATCTGGAAGATCCCCAGCCGATGGGCCAGCGGGGCGAAGATCTCCAGGGTCTCGTGGGCGGTCGCCTTCTGCCGCTCGGGCGGCAGGTGCTTCAGGGTCCGCATGTTGTGGAGGCGGTCGGCCAGGCGGATCATCAGGACCCGGATGTCCCGGTCGATAGCCAGGAACATCTTGCGAAGGTTCTGGATCTGCTCCTCCTCGTGCGAGCGGAGCTCGATCTTGCTGAGCTTGGTGACCCCATCGACGAGTTGGGCGATCTCCGGGCCGAACTTGGCCTGCAACTCGGCAAGGGAAACGCCGGTATCCTCGACGACATCGTGGAGGAGGCCGGCGGCCAGGGTGACAACGTCGAGTTGGAGCTCGGCCAAGATGGCCGCGACGGCCAGGGGATGCTCGACGAAGGGCTCTCCGGAAACGCGAAATTGCCCCTGGTGGGCCTTCTTCGCAAAGGCGTAGGCCTCTTCCAGGAGCTTCAGGTCGGCTTGTGAGTTGTAACCCTGGACCTTGGTCTTCAGCTCTTCGAGCGTCATATTTGGGATTAGGTTCTGGTCGAGGCCCTTCAAACGGGATACTGGATCAAGCTTACGACGTCAAAGCCCGGGAACTTGGCCCGTCCCCGGAGGTCGGTCAGTTCGATCAGGAAAGCCAGCCCGACGATGTTTCCGTCGAGTTGCTTGACCAGGTCGACGCTGGCGGAGATAGTGCCCCCCGTGGCCAGCAGGTCATCGACGACGAGGACCCGCTCCCCCGGCTGAATGGCGTCGAGATGAACCTCCAGGGTGTCCCGGCCGTATTCGAGGGCGTATTCACCCTTGTAAGTCGCTCCGGGCAGCTTGCCGGCCTTGCGCACCGGCACGAAGCCGACCCCCAACTCATAGGCCAGGGCCGCGCCGATGATGAAGCCGCGGGCTTCCGGGCCGACGACCACGTCGGGCTTGGCCGGCCGGCAGGCGTCCGCCAGGGCCTTGATCGACTGGTGCCAGGCCTTGCCGTCCTTGACCAGGGTGGTGATGTCCTTGAAACTAATGCCCTTCTTCGGGAAGTCGGGAACGATCCGGATCAGCTTCTTGAGGGCTTCGGCGTCGATCGGCGTCATCCAACTGCTCCCCTCTCTTCTGGGCCTGGGCTCGCTTTGGCCAGGCTAAAGGCCGGTCCGAGAAGAGCCAGGGCCTCGGCCGACAGCGCCTCAAGGCTGAAGGCGGCGAAGGCTTCCCTGGCCAGGCGTCCGCGGCGGTAGGCCGGGCTGGACTCCAGGTCCAACTTCGCCTTGACCGCCGGTTTGGACAAAATGAGTGATTCCTCGTTCGCCGCCATTATCCTCTCCAGGAGACCAAGTTCTTCAAAGATGTGCAGCCCCACCATCAGCCGGGCCCGGTCCCAAGGACCCCTGGTCAGTCGGGTGACCCGCCCGATCGCCACGGCGACCCCGTAGGGGGCCGCCTCGCGGAGGGTCCGGTAGAGCTCGACCAGGGCCCCGCGATCCGGGGCCTGTCGGGCCAGGATGACCTCAGTCAGCCTGATGTCGGCCGGACCATAGAGCAGATGGACCTCGGCCTCCGACGGGTCCGTGGCGGCCAGGGCGCGGGCCAACTCGTCCAGGTCGGCCGGGCCGGTCGGCGGGTGATAGAGGACCAAGGCGGCCCGACGCCCCGGGGTGGCCGGCCCCCGGCCGCCGCCACCGGCGAGCGGGCGTCCGCCAACCAGGTAGCGCCTCTCGGTGGGCAACCCGAAGGCGGATAGCCGACCATCGAGAGAACCGGCCGTCCAGTCGTTGTTCACGGCGATCAAGGCCACGTCGACTCGCGCCAGGATCTCGATGAGGGCGGCCAACCGGTCGGGGGCGGCCCTCCGGTCTTCGAGCCGGGTGACCACGACGCGAGGCACCGGCCGAGCGACCGCCAACGGTGGGTCCGCCACGGCCGACCCGGCGGCCGACCCGGCGGCCGGCCCGGCGGCCGGCCCGGCGGCCGGCCCCGTCGCGCGGAGGCCCCGGACGACCAATTGCAGCCGCTCACGCCCGTTCCACTCGTTCATCTCCGGGCTGAAAAGGATATCCTGCGGACCCCGGCGGGCCTCCTCGACGGCCGAGCCCAGGTTGAAGGCGATGGCCTCGAGATCCCGTTGTTCCTGTCTCAGCTTCATCCGCAGGTGGGTGGAGTCCTGGCCGACGCAGCGGGCCTCGACAGTCTCGACTCCCCGGGCGACCATCAGGGGGGGCGGGTTTCCGGCCCCGAACGGGGCGAAACGTTGCAGCGCATGGGCCAACCGATGGTCGACGGCGGCGATCGGGAGTTCGGCGTCGACGTCGACCCGCGGGCGCAGGTCCCGTCCTTCGCCCAGGTGGGCGACGGATTCGATGAAGGTCTCGCGGAAGGACG contains these protein-coding regions:
- a CDS encoding MBL fold metallo-hydrolase, which translates into the protein MLIETMTVGPMMANCYIVAGEGASAAAVVDPGADARDILEAVRRLGLTVSVIINTHGHADHIAANGQVRQETGASLMVHRSEAAFLTQPTMNLSSWAGLSLFGPPADRLLEDGEEIRVGTLALTVLHTPGHTPGGICLVVRDDSTNPAGRPDACEGPVIFSGDTLFAGSVGRTDFPGGSFDDLIRSIKEKLLVFDDDTEVYPGHGPATTIGEERASNPFLM
- a CDS encoding adenine phosphoribosyltransferase; protein product: MTPIDAEALKKLIRIVPDFPKKGISFKDITTLVKDGKAWHQSIKALADACRPAKPDVVVGPEARGFIIGAALAYELGVGFVPVRKAGKLPGATYKGEYALEYGRDTLEVHLDAIQPGERVLVVDDLLATGGTISASVDLVKQLDGNIVGLAFLIELTDLRGRAKFPGFDVVSLIQYPV
- the hisS gene encoding histidine--tRNA ligase; its protein translation is MLTTRPRGTLDYLPADMDRWHRVEGLVHHVCRLYGYQQIRTPVFEHSELFERTVGGATDIVEKEMYTFKDRGGRSLSLKPEGTAPAARAFLEDKLYAQSQPTKLYYVEPVFRYERPQAGRVRQHYQFGIEAFGSQNPALDAEIISLAVDYLGRLGVTGLEVTINSIGCPKCRPAYREKLVVYLQSKVELLCEDCRSRLERNPLRVLDCKNEACRPHLEAAPVASEHLCPECAEHFQAVHAYLAGYGIPFRINPRLVRGLDYYTKTVFEIIYPPLGAQSTVCGGGRYDGLIEVLGGDPTPGVGFGMGIERVLLTLEKQGVTPPSQAVLDVFVAAIGQAAAGQAMHVVHHLRAADIAADLDYLGRSLKAQFKYADRTGARWVAIIGDEELAAGQVTLRDLATRKQERVAAADLAARLASVKAEPTVGAVEGEGEAR
- the dtd gene encoding D-aminoacyl-tRNA deacylase — its product is MRAVIQRAKSGRVTVGGREIGRIGRGLVVLVGVGPEDEAKAAAYMADKTANLRIFEDEEGKMNLSLLEVKGEVLAISQFTLFGDVRNGRRPGFSAAARPEKAEPLYRAYVEALRAMGIIVATGEFGAEMLVEIENDGPVTILVDSDRLF
- the aspS gene encoding aspartate--tRNA ligase, translating into MSEAIKRTSGCGELSAEDIGREVALAGWVHRRRDHGGLIFIDLRDRSGLVQLVFNPEKNPEAHRTADGLRSEFVVAVRGAVSRRDPEQVNPKLSTGEVEVFPAEIEILNPSLTPPIYVAEAADTPAVDETTRLRYRYLDLRRPRMQRNLILRHQVTMAVRNFLDRHGFLEIETPMLTKSTPEGARDYLVPSRVSRGRFFALPQSPQLFKQLLMVSGFDRYFQVVRCFRDEDLRADRQPEFTQVDVEMSFVDQDDVMGMMEAMMAEVYEQVVGRRISLPIARMTWHQAMAEYGSDKPDLRFGMPLVDLTGAVKGSPFRVFAEAAAAGGLVKAVVAPGAATWSRKVLDELGEFVKGYGAKGLAWMAFEGNQGDQIRSPIAKFFSPEALGDLRSHLGAGPGDLALFVADKPGVVAAALGALRLELGKRLDLIDRTIDRFLWVTDFPMFEYSREEDRWVAMHHPFTSIRDEDLPLLEADPGAVRAVAYDLVQNGVELGGGSIRIHRRDVQERVFAALGLSPEEVREKFGFLLEAFEYGTPPHGGIAFGLDRMLMLMSGAETIRDVIAFPKTTSASDLLTGAPSPVSPRQLGELGLAVDKPE
- a CDS encoding bifunctional (p)ppGpp synthetase/guanosine-3',5'-bis(diphosphate) 3'-pyrophosphohydrolase, which produces MTLEELKTKVQGYNSQADLKLLEEAYAFAKKAHQGQFRVSGEPFVEHPLAVAAILAELQLDVVTLAAGLLHDVVEDTGVSLAELQAKFGPEIAQLVDGVTKLSKIELRSHEEEQIQNLRKMFLAIDRDIRVLMIRLADRLHNMRTLKHLPPERQKATAHETLEIFAPLAHRLGIFQIKTELEDLALRYLEPEVYHDLAQKVQKKRIEREDYISRFIGILTEKLSAAGVKADIQGRAKHFYSIYRKMYVQGRDFGEIYDLIAVRVLVESDQDCYSALGIIHTMWKPIPGRFKDFIAVPKNNMYQSLHTTVIGPEGEPVEIQIRTWDMHRTAEYGIAAHWRYKEGGRADAEFEDKLALLRERLEGQRQLTDPQEFMEGLKSDLFADEVFVFTPKGDVIELPAGAGPLDFAYQIHTDVGHRCIGAKVSGKIVPLTYKLKNGDIVEILTAKQGAGPSEDWLDMVVATGAKNKIRQWFKRERRDEYVVRGRDQVEKEIERLGLQRSDLLKDEWLDPVLQKFGYTGEDDLWAGVGYGGITPQYVVGKLREQYDQEKKAKPIVDLAELGFPTTAPVRKPKPTMGVRVKGEDNVLVRFSRCCNPIPGDLIVGYITRGRGVSIHRADCPNVTHYSDEKERLIEVGWDTEQPSTFAVEVEITGVDRPGLMADILNSIADTRTNILAANARADRNRVGIIDLVLEIRNLDQLRYVFQRLARVRDVFSVSRVVRDKPK
- a CDS encoding CPBP family intramembrane glutamic endopeptidase, whose translation is MAEDNGRNLLPLPRNPIARTPMSPSGPSGSSDESDSGSGGPGRQKPTASPHDFEARPHRSDAHRTRNPVHFILLLGLGALIAGALALGLFFISPSSIGLLREEYVGQEVLSFQRVVVDDPYLKIDVKDGQLVPTYRGPRVTGVVILGNGLYRLVPPPEQADVLSATLASGNLQDSFTAIYLPLTYQELEEMKDRSSAKPTDSPPSLERARTIVSDLKRELRLVGIFGVNREFQSGAESEAIQIFGDQFGRVRMYLGRQVTLNFPSSGLRFSFPNLYSGTGMFFLVYAQPKVLPISVLLLAVMVGFLGAMVYVLTVDSNPAYTHRSIIEREAELRDWPPRASLYAAGIISFYLILAALVGAYLPGRIIGTLADLVVAGFILRLFLRAKVTWKRLGLRREELTRSLLVGGAVGFLTVSAGALSFPAGLQHLSPLGLVRQFYWSFLVIGLARTVIFHAYLQTWLQNRHGRVRGLVATAFLVGILFSLPAALIRGTAILPALLENVVVVPAMTALNGFLFQRTGNVFGPALSRALVDFLPAFFRY